The following proteins come from a genomic window of Finegoldia magna ATCC 29328:
- a CDS encoding ABC transporter ATP-binding protein: MKEFYKKRFALTDKGARNLSKATMASFFVYCINMLPAMLLMIFAQEVLENIGKSKGFYIGFSVLTLIAMYILLSIEYDKLYSTTYQESADLRIRTAENLSKLPLSYFSKHDISDLSQTIMSDIEGIEHAMSHAIPKVGGMALFFPLISIMMLVSNVKMGLAVIIPTILSFIFIPLSKKHQVKGQKRYYDVLRENSESFQENIEMQMEIKAYGLSEEMEDKLYEKMDNSEKVHLKTEIGLILIMSLSSIFSFISLAVVIFVGVNLIINKEISPLYLVGYLLAAMKIKDALDASKEGMMEIFYLSPKIERLKEIQNQNLQEGEDYNLQKFDIDLKNVEFAYNKDAKVLNGVSFIAKQGEVTALVGASGCGKTTILKLISRLYDYDEGQILIDGKDIKEISTESLFDKVSIVFQDVVLFNQSVMENIRLGKQDASDEEVKIAAKLANCTDFIEKMDNGFDTVIGENGAELSGGERQRLSIARAFLKDAPILILDEIAASLDVDNEKKIQESLNNLVKDKTVVIISHRMKSIENADKIVVLENGRVESEGKHEELLQKSKVYKNLIEKTKMAEEFIY, translated from the coding sequence ATGAAGGAGTTTTATAAAAAAAGATTTGCTCTTACAGATAAAGGAGCGAGAAATTTATCTAAAGCGACAATGGCCTCATTTTTCGTCTACTGTATAAACATGCTTCCTGCCATGTTACTAATGATTTTTGCTCAGGAAGTTTTGGAAAATATTGGTAAAAGCAAGGGATTTTATATAGGATTCTCAGTTTTGACTTTGATAGCAATGTATATTTTGCTTTCTATCGAATACGATAAATTATATAGCACAACATATCAAGAAAGTGCAGACTTAAGAATTAGAACAGCGGAAAATTTATCAAAACTACCTCTATCTTACTTTTCTAAACATGATATTTCCGACCTATCACAAACAATCATGTCCGATATTGAGGGTATAGAGCATGCAATGAGCCATGCAATACCAAAAGTGGGTGGCATGGCACTCTTCTTCCCACTAATATCCATTATGATGCTAGTGAGCAATGTCAAGATGGGTTTAGCTGTAATTATTCCAACGATATTAAGCTTTATATTTATACCACTATCTAAAAAACATCAGGTTAAGGGACAAAAAAGATATTATGACGTCTTAAGAGAAAACTCAGAAAGCTTTCAAGAAAATATCGAGATGCAAATGGAGATCAAAGCCTATGGTTTATCAGAGGAAATGGAAGATAAGCTATATGAAAAAATGGATAATAGTGAAAAAGTCCACTTAAAGACAGAGATAGGACTTATTTTAATTATGTCACTTTCATCAATTTTTAGCTTTATTTCCCTTGCTGTTGTGATATTTGTTGGTGTAAATTTAATTATTAATAAAGAGATAAGCCCTCTCTACCTTGTAGGTTATTTACTAGCGGCTATGAAGATAAAAGACGCTCTTGATGCATCTAAAGAAGGTATGATGGAGATATTTTATTTATCGCCAAAAATTGAAAGACTAAAAGAAATTCAAAATCAAAATTTACAAGAAGGCGAAGACTATAATCTACAAAAATTTGATATTGATCTAAAAAATGTTGAATTTGCCTATAATAAAGATGCAAAAGTTTTAAATGGTGTAAGTTTTATAGCTAAGCAGGGAGAGGTAACTGCTTTGGTAGGCGCAAGTGGCTGCGGCAAAACAACTATCTTGAAACTTATATCAAGACTATATGATTATGATGAGGGACAAATCCTAATCGACGGCAAAGACATAAAAGAAATATCAACAGAATCCCTTTTTGACAAGGTCTCAATAGTTTTCCAAGATGTAGTTCTCTTTAATCAAAGCGTTATGGAAAATATTAGACTTGGTAAGCAAGATGCAAGTGATGAAGAAGTTAAAATAGCAGCAAAACTTGCAAACTGCACAGATTTTATAGAAAAAATGGATAATGGTTTCGATACAGTTATTGGTGAGAACGGTGCTGAGCTATCAGGCGGAGAAAGACAAAGGTTATCAATAGCCAGAGCCTTCTTAAAAGATGCACCGATATTGATTTTAGATGAGATAGCAGCAAGCCTTGATGTTGACAACGAGAAAAAGATTCAAGAGTCTTTAAATAATTTAGTTAAAGATAAAACTGTTGTCATCATTTCACATAGAATGAAATCCATAGAAAATGCAGACAAGATAGTAGTTCT
- a CDS encoding ABC transporter ATP-binding protein gives MKIYKKLFAYVQDKKYFGFLAIVFSAISAVLTVYGFYLIYKFLDNLIINSDLSGAESIALKSVITLTSGAIFYSVSGTCSHILGFRLETNLRKRGIDGLEKASFRFFDLNPSGQIRKIIDDNAAQTHQVVAHMIPDSSQAIVSPVLVLALGFIVSIRVGITLLALTIIGGLILGAMMGEQKFMQIYQEALSKLSAETVEYVRGMQVVKIFRANVESFKSFYKAIKDYSKYAYDYSLSCKKPYVLYQWLFFGLIAILIIPIVYFIASLGSSKVILLELIMILFLSGVLFVSFMRMMWYSMYISQGNYAVDTLEALYEDMQKDKLVHGNVNNFKNYDIEFDKVSFAYNDKAVIENLSFKLEEGKSYALVGSSGSGKSTVAKLISGFYNVNEGSIKIGGIPISEYSDEALIKAVSFVFQDSKLFKKSIYDNVALANKEATRDEVMRALKLAGCDLILDKFPERENTIIGSKGVYLSGGEKQRIAIARAILKDSKIIIMDEASASIDPDNEFELQKAFKNLMKDKTVIMIAHRLSTIKDLDEILVMDGGKIIERGSDKELMSSDTKYKRLQELFNSANEWRVSNEGVL, from the coding sequence ATGAAGATTTACAAAAAACTATTTGCTTATGTACAGGATAAAAAATATTTCGGCTTTTTAGCTATAGTTTTTTCTGCTATATCTGCTGTACTTACGGTATATGGATTTTATTTAATCTACAAATTTCTGGATAATTTAATAATTAATTCAGATTTATCTGGTGCAGAGAGCATAGCATTAAAATCTGTTATCACACTAACAAGTGGAGCAATATTTTATTCTGTTTCAGGAACATGTTCTCACATACTAGGTTTTAGGCTCGAAACAAATTTAAGAAAAAGGGGGATAGACGGCTTAGAGAAAGCAAGTTTTAGGTTCTTTGACTTAAATCCATCTGGTCAAATAAGAAAGATTATAGATGACAACGCCGCGCAAACTCATCAGGTTGTAGCACACATGATACCCGATAGCTCTCAGGCAATAGTTTCACCCGTGCTTGTACTTGCACTTGGCTTTATAGTAAGTATAAGAGTTGGCATAACTTTGCTTGCTCTTACAATAATCGGAGGATTAATTTTGGGGGCAATGATGGGCGAACAAAAATTTATGCAAATATACCAAGAAGCCCTATCTAAACTAAGTGCTGAAACTGTTGAATACGTTAGAGGAATGCAGGTTGTAAAAATATTTAGAGCAAATGTCGAATCATTTAAAAGCTTTTATAAGGCGATAAAAGATTACTCAAAGTATGCTTATGATTATTCATTATCTTGTAAAAAACCTTATGTTTTGTATCAATGGCTATTTTTTGGATTGATTGCGATTTTAATTATTCCTATAGTTTATTTTATTGCTAGCTTGGGTAGCAGCAAGGTAATTTTACTTGAGCTTATTATGATTTTATTTTTATCGGGAGTTCTTTTTGTTTCATTTATGAGAATGATGTGGTACTCTATGTACATTTCTCAAGGAAATTATGCAGTAGATACCTTAGAGGCACTTTACGAAGATATGCAAAAAGACAAATTGGTCCATGGCAATGTCAATAATTTTAAAAACTACGATATTGAGTTTGACAAGGTTAGCTTTGCTTATAACGATAAAGCTGTCATTGAAAATTTATCCTTTAAATTAGAAGAAGGAAAGTCCTATGCACTAGTCGGTTCATCTGGATCAGGCAAATCAACAGTAGCAAAACTTATATCAGGTTTTTACAATGTTAACGAAGGAAGCATAAAGATAGGTGGGATTCCAATAAGTGAATATTCTGACGAAGCCTTAATTAAAGCTGTTTCCTTTGTTTTTCAAGATTCGAAATTATTCAAGAAAAGTATTTATGATAACGTCGCTTTGGCTAATAAAGAAGCGACGAGAGATGAGGTTATGAGAGCCTTAAAATTAGCAGGATGCGACTTGATATTAGACAAATTCCCAGAAAGAGAAAACACAATCATAGGCTCAAAAGGAGTTTATTTATCAGGTGGAGAAAAACAAAGAATTGCAATTGCTAGAGCAATTTTAAAGGATTCCAAAATTATTATTATGGATGAAGCATCAGCATCTATTGACCCAGATAACGAGTTTGAATTGCAAAAAGCTTTCAAAAATCTTATGAAGGATAAAACAGTTATCATGATTGCACATAGACTATCTACAATTAAAGACCTCGATGAAATACTTGTGATGGATGGCGGAAAAATTATAGAAAGAGGTTCTGACAAGGAATTAATGTCAAGTGATACAAAGTATAAGAGACTGCAAGAACTCTTTAACAGTGCGAATGAATGGAGGGTTTCAAATGAAGGAGTTTTATAA
- a CDS encoding helix-turn-helix domain-containing protein — protein sequence MTYYDFVKDYMKVDECKNNKKYSSAGHTFCWNKEDLTYAEGLYWFYEGDGFIIDVHDFYISEEVVQNNTYSMADYVSIYTSYIVSANGEKFSPYQTLTANSLCTLDFDNIKDDFRFLLHENCYYLAVSIGFKKELIEKHLASININPESFYSSLLQPNQIILTKSLEKVAMEILNCKMDAPAADFFFKAKANEWVSIVIDTYLNRKKYKIESDDNKALEDVARFLDDHFAMNVNQETLEKISKMSGTKLKNLFREKYGQSITEYTQRKRMNVAETLLLNTELPIKEIAESVGYSSASKFSIYYKRYKGKLPSEVRNLACKHLNLKCDYCD from the coding sequence ATGACTTATTATGATTTTGTAAAAGATTATATGAAAGTGGATGAATGCAAAAACAATAAGAAGTATTCAAGTGCAGGACACACTTTTTGTTGGAATAAAGAAGATTTAACTTATGCAGAAGGCCTGTATTGGTTTTATGAAGGAGATGGATTTATTATTGATGTCCATGACTTTTATATAAGTGAAGAAGTAGTTCAAAATAATACTTATAGCATGGCAGATTATGTTTCAATATACACAAGCTACATAGTCAGCGCAAACGGGGAGAAATTCAGTCCGTATCAAACGCTTACCGCAAACTCTTTATGTACTCTTGATTTTGATAATATAAAAGATGACTTCCGATTTTTATTACATGAAAACTGCTATTATCTTGCTGTTTCCATAGGTTTTAAAAAAGAGCTAATAGAAAAACATTTAGCATCTATTAACATTAATCCGGAATCATTTTATTCATCTTTACTTCAACCGAATCAAATTATACTTACAAAATCCCTAGAAAAAGTGGCAATGGAAATATTAAATTGTAAGATGGACGCCCCTGCCGCTGATTTTTTCTTTAAAGCCAAAGCAAATGAATGGGTAAGTATTGTGATTGACACATACTTAAATAGAAAAAAATATAAAATTGAGTCTGATGATAATAAAGCACTTGAAGATGTAGCAAGATTCTTAGATGATCATTTCGCAATGAATGTAAATCAAGAAACCCTTGAAAAAATATCTAAAATGAGCGGAACAAAATTAAAAAATTTGTTCAGAGAAAAATATGGTCAAAGCATTACAGAATACACTCAAAGAAAAAGAATGAATGTAGCTGAAACTCTTCTCTTAAATACCGAACTGCCTATAAAAGAAATTGCAGAATCTGTTGGGTATTCATCTGCTAGCAAATTTTCCATCTATTACAAAAGATACAAGGGAAAACTTCCAAGTGAAGTCCGTAATTTAGCTTGCAAACATCTCAATTTAAAATGCGATTATTGTGATTAA
- a CDS encoding Fic family protein, with amino-acid sequence MKIIHPFKDGNSRTNRIWLNLFLKKPKKCVDWETIDKYALSAMKISVVNT; translated from the coding sequence ATGAAAATAATCCATCCTTTTAAAGATGGAAATAGCAGGACGAATAGGATTTGGCTTAATTTATTCTTAAAAAAACCTAAAAAATGTGTAGATTGGGAAACAATCGATAAATACGCTTTGTCCGCTATGAAGATATCGGTTGTAAACACCTGA
- a CDS encoding ABC transporter permease — MLKLEFKKIKFTNILLVSLIIPLLANAFGLINFMGNKETLTNEWQSLWTQVSLFYFSFFYIPLIAIVIASLWATEHRAGLKFIRLSPKKNMAFVGAKLILAFLIICLCQIYFLALFYLGGKYIGGFSTIDFSIYFYYIGLSILLALPIIGIFGALSIRIRSFGIIVLLSTIFTMFGFASAFRSLKIVGLSFLAIEANNLRFINPHDLVLLSAFALGELFTFLYLSNKFLKFENK; from the coding sequence ATGTTAAAATTAGAATTTAAAAAAATAAAATTTACAAATATCTTGTTGGTAAGTCTGATAATTCCCCTACTAGCTAACGCCTTTGGCCTTATAAACTTTATGGGTAATAAGGAAACATTGACCAATGAATGGCAATCTTTGTGGACCCAGGTAAGCTTGTTTTACTTTTCGTTTTTCTACATTCCCTTAATTGCAATCGTAATAGCAAGCCTTTGGGCGACAGAACACAGAGCAGGCCTGAAATTTATTAGACTTAGCCCAAAGAAAAATATGGCCTTTGTGGGAGCAAAATTGATTTTGGCTTTTCTTATAATTTGCCTTTGCCAAATATATTTTCTGGCCCTTTTCTACCTGGGAGGAAAATATATAGGAGGATTTTCGACCATTGATTTTTCTATATATTTTTATTATATAGGCCTTAGCATCTTGCTTGCCCTTCCAATAATTGGGATTTTTGGAGCTCTTTCCATAAGGATAAGGTCTTTTGGGATCATAGTGCTCTTATCTACAATCTTTACCATGTTTGGTTTTGCGAGCGCTTTTAGGTCTTTAAAAATTGTAGGTCTAAGCTTTTTGGCAATAGAGGCTAATAATTTAAGGTTCATAAACCCACATGATTTGGTCTTGCTGAGTGCTTTTGCCCTAGGGGAATTATTCACATTTTTGTATCTTTCTAATAAATTTTTAAAATTTGAAAATAAATAG
- a CDS encoding ABC transporter permease, with the protein MANLERKKYKRLGINFLILIVFFAQMLMVAGVSHSKSFAQGNYPLAYILDTYLFISLLINPILISSLVKKVIEIEEKNQMWQLQVSLGEKVNSILINKFKNLSLKLVLLQIVEAIVFLLLAKKSGNFNMDTDMILRFALVNISVIIINLFFMALFMIIEMKSKRVYTLSFIGIIGGLTGVITMLTSETLAFVNPFAWMASLLNISYVKEGQKFIQVLNPINFYTPIIALILLIACLGYLKAMKTYNLYKD; encoded by the coding sequence ATGGCAAACTTAGAAAGAAAAAAATACAAAAGACTTGGGATAAATTTTTTAATACTAATAGTATTTTTCGCTCAAATGCTAATGGTGGCAGGGGTCAGCCATTCAAAATCATTTGCGCAAGGAAATTATCCCCTAGCCTATATCTTAGACACATATCTATTTATTTCCTTATTGATAAATCCGATTTTAATCTCTTCTTTGGTGAAAAAAGTGATTGAAATCGAGGAAAAAAACCAGATGTGGCAGTTGCAAGTAAGTCTTGGAGAAAAAGTAAACTCTATACTCATAAATAAATTTAAAAACCTATCCCTAAAACTAGTTTTATTGCAAATAGTAGAAGCTATTGTCTTTCTCCTACTAGCAAAAAAGTCGGGTAATTTTAATATGGACACTGACATGATATTAAGATTTGCCTTGGTAAACATCTCCGTCATAATAATAAATTTATTTTTTATGGCCCTATTTATGATAATAGAAATGAAATCAAAAAGAGTCTATACCCTATCATTTATAGGAATAATAGGCGGTCTTACTGGAGTAATAACCATGCTTACATCAGAGACTCTTGCCTTTGTAAATCCCTTTGCGTGGATGGCAAGTTTATTAAATATTTCTTATGTAAAAGAAGGCCAAAAATTTATCCAGGTTCTAAATCCAATAAATTTTTATACACCAATAATTGCCCTGATCCTTTTAATAGCCTGCCTTGGCTACTTAAAGGCAATGAAAACTTATAATCTATACAAGGACTAG
- a CDS encoding ABC transporter ATP-binding protein, translating to MEKILEIKNLQKSYNKKKVLDIDYLEIEQGSIYGLIGKNGAGKSTLMKLILGLVRKDGGEIKVFGQEVSPRNQKDLNKNLGALIENPSFYDHLTGYENLEIICELKGIDKAEISKTLDLVGLNNVGKKKARDYSLGMKQRLGIAIALIGSPKLLILDEPINGLDPQGIEEMRNLFKNIVKNTSTSILISSHILDEMEKISTHIGILKAGKLTYNGSLEDYRKLHPPFISIQTSDNQKAANLLDLDQVRIDGKKIILGKVSNQKISEIVNFLHGKVDIYRIEEEKESLEKLFIEESRS from the coding sequence ATGGAAAAAATATTAGAAATAAAAAATCTACAAAAATCATATAACAAGAAGAAAGTCCTAGATATTGACTATCTGGAAATAGAACAAGGTTCAATTTATGGTCTAATAGGCAAAAATGGAGCGGGAAAGTCAACACTTATGAAGCTTATACTTGGTCTTGTGAGAAAAGATGGAGGGGAAATTAAGGTTTTTGGCCAAGAAGTAAGTCCTAGAAACCAAAAAGACCTTAACAAAAATCTCGGTGCCCTAATTGAAAATCCTTCCTTTTATGACCACTTAACAGGCTATGAAAATCTTGAAATAATTTGCGAGCTTAAGGGGATAGATAAGGCAGAAATTTCAAAAACTCTTGACCTTGTTGGCCTTAATAATGTGGGCAAGAAAAAAGCAAGGGATTATTCGCTGGGTATGAAGCAAAGACTTGGAATTGCAATTGCCCTAATAGGTAGTCCAAAGTTATTGATCTTAGATGAACCTATAAATGGCCTTGATCCTCAGGGAATTGAGGAAATGAGAAACTTATTTAAAAACATAGTGAAAAACACTTCTACAAGCATTCTGATTTCTTCTCATATTCTTGATGAGATGGAAAAAATTTCTACACATATTGGTATCCTCAAGGCAGGGAAACTAACCTACAATGGAAGCTTGGAAGACTATAGAAAACTCCACCCACCATTTATTTCCATCCAAACATCTGACAATCAAAAAGCTGCTAATCTTTTAGACTTAGATCAGGTAAGGATAGATGGTAAAAAGATTATTTTGGGCAAAGTTTCTAACCAAAAAATATCTGAAATAGTAAATTTCTTGCACGGAAAGGTTGATATATACAGGATTGAAGAAGAAAAAGAAAGCCTAGAAAAACTTTTTATCGAAGAAAGCAGGTCTTAA
- a CDS encoding response regulator transcription factor produces MDFRNNFSILIVDDETNLLENLYNFLKEKGFNKIYTAKNLKESRFKLTNFKIDLVVLDLMLPDGSGFDLLKEIRKTSDMAVIILSALDGIDDRKEGFENKADDYLVKPFFPDELLWRIDAVLRRSKNIKNEEKINLGKVIFDKSKGILIKNGEEIPLTATQFKILSYLADNMNMIVSIDRILENIWEDSYGYENTLITHIYRIREKLEDNPRDPKILITIKGLGYKLVKED; encoded by the coding sequence ATGGATTTTAGAAATAATTTTTCTATACTAATAGTAGATGACGAAACAAATTTATTGGAAAATTTATATAATTTTTTGAAAGAAAAGGGTTTTAATAAGATTTATACCGCCAAAAACCTCAAAGAATCTAGGTTTAAGCTTACAAATTTCAAAATTGACCTAGTGGTCCTTGACCTAATGCTACCCGACGGGAGCGGTTTTGATCTTTTAAAGGAAATAAGAAAAACTTCCGATATGGCAGTCATAATCCTCTCCGCCCTTGATGGGATAGATGATAGGAAGGAAGGTTTTGAAAACAAGGCCGACGACTACCTAGTCAAGCCATTTTTCCCTGATGAACTCCTTTGGAGGATTGATGCGGTTTTAAGACGCAGTAAAAATATAAAAAACGAAGAGAAAATTAATTTAGGAAAGGTAATTTTCGATAAGTCCAAGGGCATCCTCATAAAAAATGGAGAGGAAATCCCCCTAACTGCCACGCAATTTAAAATCCTGTCCTACCTAGCCGACAACATGAATATGATTGTCTCTATTGACCGCATTTTGGAAAATATTTGGGAAGATTCCTATGGTTATGAAAATACATTGATAACTCACATTTACAGGATTCGTGAAAAACTCGAAGACAATCCTAGAGATCCAAAAATCCTAATTACCATCAAGGGTTTGGGCTATAAACTGGTGAAGGAAGATTAA
- a CDS encoding sensor histidine kinase, with translation MFNYIIKRFKKIVIRILALLFFLTFLLMVFLYLNYRLGDKYPNPNDVYTYITNNKTDTYLNENNKNFLKENDIRALRLDKNGKVIESFNKPREVKNKFEITDVVSFNRYYLADYPVFTYIVGDGIILFAYPKNSLDKLPFNYYNYQNLVFNMWLVVIFIVLFLLFVYVFYRMDIRDILKNIAPFQKAIDGLFEDDYEKLDESGELRDLALSINKANEKYNNLKKSQSKWIRGVSHDVRTPLAKISWELNKENKNDLDTKNIQDQVLKISNILEGLNLTMSLANIDKENFESKSPLKVIRKVIVDKLNENPKREIIFENRLRDPDIKLKMDPTLFYRMVENIIKNSLAYTEGKIYLIISNPDNQLIIRVLDQGCGVDEDIIKRINDEDLTNITRHGLGIFISKQIAELHDGKFSIENKDQGLDVSFIFDLVN, from the coding sequence ATGTTTAATTACATTATAAAAAGATTTAAAAAAATCGTAATAAGAATCCTTGCCCTTTTATTTTTTCTGACATTTTTGCTAATGGTCTTTCTCTACCTCAACTACAGGTTGGGAGATAAATATCCAAATCCTAATGATGTTTATACTTATATAACTAATAACAAAACAGATACCTATCTCAACGAAAATAATAAGAACTTTTTAAAAGAAAATGATATTCGGGCCCTAAGGCTCGATAAAAATGGCAAAGTCATCGAATCTTTCAACAAGCCAAGAGAGGTTAAAAATAAATTCGAGATCACAGATGTAGTTAGCTTTAACAGGTATTACTTGGCTGATTATCCCGTTTTTACCTATATTGTAGGAGACGGCATAATCCTTTTTGCCTATCCAAAAAATTCACTAGATAAATTGCCCTTTAATTATTATAACTACCAGAACCTTGTATTTAATATGTGGCTAGTAGTCATATTTATAGTTTTATTTTTGCTCTTTGTCTATGTTTTTTACAGGATGGATATAAGGGATATACTTAAAAATATTGCTCCTTTTCAAAAGGCCATTGACGGGCTTTTTGAAGATGACTATGAAAAATTAGATGAAAGTGGAGAATTAAGAGACCTCGCCCTTTCAATTAACAAGGCAAACGAAAAATATAATAACTTAAAAAAATCACAAAGTAAGTGGATAAGGGGAGTTAGCCACGATGTTAGGACCCCTCTTGCAAAAATTTCCTGGGAACTTAATAAAGAAAATAAAAATGACCTCGATACAAAAAATATCCAAGACCAAGTTTTAAAAATTTCAAATATTTTAGAAGGTCTCAATCTAACTATGTCCCTTGCCAACATCGACAAGGAGAATTTTGAGTCAAAAAGTCCCTTAAAAGTAATCCGAAAAGTCATAGTCGATAAGTTAAATGAAAACCCAAAAAGAGAAATTATTTTTGAAAATAGGCTAAGAGATCCAGATATAAAACTTAAAATGGATCCAACCTTGTTTTATAGGATGGTCGAAAATATCATAAAAAATTCCCTTGCCTATACCGAGGGAAAAATCTACCTTATAATTTCAAACCCAGATAACCAGCTAATTATAAGGGTCTTAGACCAAGGCTGTGGGGTAGATGAAGATATAATAAAGAGAATTAATGACGAAGATTTGACCAATATTACAAGGCACGGTTTGGGGATTTTTATTTCTAAACAAATAGCCGAATTGCATGATGGGAAATTTTCTATAGAGAATAAGGACCAAGGCCTTGACGTTTCCTTTATCTTTGACCTGGTTAATTAA
- a CDS encoding ABC transporter ATP-binding protein: protein MLNVFKKIWNFSKEEQVNIKKSILAGFLHAVFNALEFGAIYYMLVNIFSKTLDYKAIFICLGILVISLVGKIMTLKISQMAQTHAGYFMAAHKRIEIGEKIKRVPMGFFSSFSLGRLTTIATSSLSQAEMWVPMLLVLVLGGVLNTLVFVLGTLIFNVKVGLVAVVGVIVFFIVTSMMEKKSSANADKMTETQTRLTKEVLATLQGMQVIKSYNLGGENNRALRKSIKDTSKILLDLEKSVAPYTVIQRIVMGITTVFMVYVSLKLNLSGELPLAETILMIMASFIIFEGLIGAGSNMAILRACENAIDSVGFIDSMPDMKEGSITEPIKNHNIVFKNVSFSYDDRPILKNVSAEIKENTMTAIVGPSGSGKTTFCNLIARFWDVNSGEILIGGKNIKDYKIENLMNSISMVFQDVYLFEDTIENNIKFGKQNASHEEVVEAAKKARCHEFIEALPEGYDTIIGEGGASLSGGEKQRISIARAMLKDADIIIFDEATANIDPENEDKLKEAIESLTKNKTVIMIAHRLKTIRNADQILVLKDGEIVERGNHEELIKNDGLYSDLINAKAKAESWKLNN, encoded by the coding sequence ATGCTTAATGTGTTTAAAAAGATATGGAATTTTTCAAAAGAAGAACAGGTAAATATTAAGAAATCCATTCTCGCTGGATTTTTGCACGCTGTATTTAATGCCCTTGAGTTTGGAGCAATCTACTATATGCTAGTAAATATATTCTCTAAAACTTTAGACTATAAGGCAATCTTTATTTGTCTCGGCATATTAGTAATATCTCTTGTTGGCAAAATTATGACACTAAAAATTTCACAGATGGCACAGACTCATGCAGGATATTTTATGGCAGCCCATAAGAGAATAGAAATAGGAGAAAAAATTAAAAGAGTTCCTATGGGTTTCTTTTCAAGCTTTTCACTTGGAAGATTAACTACAATTGCTACATCTTCACTTTCCCAAGCAGAAATGTGGGTGCCTATGCTTTTGGTTCTTGTACTTGGTGGAGTTTTAAATACTTTAGTCTTTGTCCTTGGAACTTTAATATTTAATGTAAAGGTAGGGCTTGTTGCAGTGGTGGGTGTAATAGTATTCTTTATAGTAACATCAATGATGGAGAAAAAATCATCAGCTAATGCAGACAAGATGACAGAAACACAAACAAGACTTACAAAAGAAGTATTAGCAACTTTACAAGGTATGCAGGTTATAAAATCCTATAATCTTGGAGGAGAAAATAACAGGGCCTTGAGAAAGTCTATAAAAGATACATCAAAAATACTCTTAGACCTGGAGAAATCTGTAGCACCCTACACAGTTATTCAAAGAATTGTAATGGGAATAACAACAGTATTTATGGTCTATGTATCATTAAAATTAAATTTATCTGGTGAACTTCCACTTGCTGAAACAATTCTTATGATTATGGCATCCTTTATTATCTTTGAAGGCTTAATCGGGGCAGGATCAAACATGGCAATCCTAAGAGCTTGCGAAAATGCCATAGATTCTGTAGGTTTTATCGACTCTATGCCTGATATGAAAGAAGGAAGTATTACAGAGCCAATAAAAAATCACAACATAGTCTTTAAAAATGTATCATTTTCCTATGATGATAGACCAATTTTAAAAAATGTTTCAGCAGAGATAAAAGAAAATACCATGACTGCTATTGTAGGACCATCTGGATCTGGTAAGACAACATTTTGTAATCTCATAGCAAGATTTTGGGATGTAAATTCTGGTGAAATTTTAATCGGAGGAAAGAATATTAAGGACTATAAGATAGAAAACTTAATGAATTCTATTTCAATGGTCTTTCAGGATGTATACCTATTTGAAGATACAATTGAAAACAATATAAAATTTGGAAAACAAAATGCAAGCCATGAAGAAGTTGTAGAAGCTGCAAAGAAGGCAAGGTGCCATGAATTTATAGAAGCTTTACCAGAAGGATATGACACTATCATTGGGGAAGGTGGAGCAAGCCTATCTGGTGGAGAAAAACAAAGAATCTCCATAGCCAGAGCCATGCTAAAAGATGCAGATATAATTATCTTTGATGAAGCCACTGCAAATATAGACCCAGAAAATGAAGATAAATTAAAAGAAGCAATAGAATCATTAACAAAGAATAAGACAGTAATAATGATTGCTCATAGGTTAAAGACAATTAGAAATGCTGACCAGATTTTAGTCTTAAAAGATGGAGAGATAGTAGAACGTGGAAATCACGAAGAACTGATTAAGAATGATGGACTTTATTCTGACCTTATAAATGCAAAAGCTAAGGCGGAATCCTGGAAATTAAATAATTGA